In one Sulfitobacter sp. LCG007 genomic region, the following are encoded:
- a CDS encoding citrate synthase: MAEENKTATLTIHGKSYELPVLSPTAGPDVIDIRKLYGEAGVFTYDPGFTSTAACDSTITYIDGDKGELLHRGYPIDQLADGSHYLEVCYLLLYGELPSPTELENFESRVTNHTMIHEQMHYFFRGFRRDAHPMATMVGVVGAMSAFYHDSTDISDPWQREVASIRLIAKMPTIAAMAYKYSIGQPFVYPRNDIDYASNFLRMCFSVPAEEYTVNPILSRAMDRIFTLHADHEQNASTSTVRLASSSGANPFACIAAGIACLWGPAHGGANQACLEMLNEIGTPDRIPEFIARAKDKNDPFRLMGFGHRVYKNFDPRAKVMKQSADEVLELLGIENNPILQVAKELETQALADPYFADKKLFPNVDFYSGIILEAMGFPTAMFTPIFAVARTVGWISQWKEQISDPQLKIGRPRQLYLGETARDYTDIETR, translated from the coding sequence ATGGCCGAAGAGAACAAGACCGCGACACTGACCATTCACGGCAAGAGCTACGAACTGCCCGTGCTGTCTCCGACGGCGGGCCCGGACGTCATCGACATCCGCAAGCTTTACGGAGAGGCGGGCGTCTTCACCTACGACCCCGGATTCACCTCGACCGCGGCATGTGACAGCACCATCACCTATATCGACGGCGACAAGGGCGAACTGCTGCATCGGGGCTATCCGATCGACCAGCTGGCTGACGGATCGCACTATCTCGAGGTCTGCTACCTGCTGCTCTACGGCGAACTGCCCTCGCCCACCGAGCTCGAGAATTTCGAGAGCCGTGTGACCAACCACACGATGATACACGAGCAGATGCACTATTTCTTCCGCGGTTTCCGCCGGGACGCGCATCCGATGGCGACAATGGTGGGCGTGGTCGGGGCGATGTCGGCCTTCTATCACGACTCCACGGATATCTCGGACCCATGGCAGCGCGAGGTCGCCTCGATCCGTCTTATCGCGAAGATGCCGACGATCGCCGCGATGGCCTACAAGTATTCGATCGGCCAGCCCTTCGTATACCCGCGCAACGACATCGACTATGCGTCGAACTTCCTGCGCATGTGCTTCAGCGTTCCGGCCGAGGAATACACGGTCAATCCGATCCTGAGCCGTGCGATGGACCGCATCTTCACGCTGCACGCGGATCACGAGCAGAACGCGTCGACCTCGACTGTCAGGCTTGCCTCCTCGTCGGGCGCCAACCCCTTCGCCTGCATCGCGGCGGGCATCGCCTGTCTCTGGGGTCCCGCACATGGCGGTGCGAACCAGGCCTGCCTCGAGATGCTCAACGAGATCGGCACGCCCGATCGCATCCCGGAATTCATCGCCCGCGCCAAGGACAAGAACGATCCTTTCCGCCTGATGGGCTTCGGCCATCGCGTCTACAAGAACTTCGACCCGCGCGCGAAGGTAATGAAGCAGTCCGCGGACGAGGTGCTCGAACTGCTGGGGATCGAGAACAACCCGATCCTGCAGGTGGCCAAGGAACTCGAGACACAGGCGCTTGCCGATCCCTATTTCGCCGACAAGAAGCTGTTCCCGAACGTGGACTTCTACTCGGGGATCATCCTCGAGGCGATGGGCTTTCCCACCGCGATGTTCACACCGATTTTCGCGGTGGCGCGCACCGTCGGCTGGATCTCGCAGTGGAAAGAGCAGATCTCGGATCCCCAGCTCAAGATCGGACGGCCGCGCCAGCTTTACCTCGGCGAGACGGCACGTGACTACACCGATATCGAGACGCGCTGA
- the gltX gene encoding glutamate--tRNA ligase codes for MSDPVVTRFAPSPTGFLHIGGARTALFNWLFARGRGGKFLLRIEDTDRARSTPEATQAILDGLNWLGLDHDGEVFSQFERADRHAEVARSMLASGNAYKCFSSQDEIAAFREAARAAGRSTLFRSPWRDADPTTHPDASYVIRIKAPLEGQTVIRDAVQGDVTIGNDQLDDMVLLRSDGTPVYMLAVVVDDHDMGVTHVIRGDDHLNNAARQMTIYAAMGWNVPIWAHIPLIFGPDGKKLSKRHGATGAHEYQAMGYSAAGMRNYLARLGWSHGDDEFFTDEQAQEWFGLEGIGRSPARFDVKKLENLSGQHIAITDDAALRQEVEAYLAAAGLPGLTPKKADAFEQALYCIKDRAKTFPELLEKAYFVLTDRPVSPDPKAAANLDDQGREMLRELTPHLQTASWEREDLEALLNSFAEQRETKFGKLAGPLRAALAGRTATPSVFDMMLVLGREETLGRLQDAATRATVHPS; via the coding sequence ATGTCCGATCCCGTCGTCACGCGTTTCGCCCCGTCTCCGACAGGTTTCCTGCATATCGGCGGCGCCCGGACGGCGCTTTTCAACTGGCTCTTCGCGCGCGGACGGGGCGGAAAGTTCCTGCTGAGGATCGAGGATACCGACCGGGCGCGCTCGACGCCCGAGGCGACGCAGGCGATCCTCGACGGCCTGAACTGGCTTGGTCTCGATCACGACGGCGAGGTGTTCTCTCAATTCGAGCGCGCCGACCGGCATGCCGAGGTGGCACGTTCAATGCTGGCTTCAGGAAACGCCTACAAGTGCTTTTCCTCACAGGACGAAATTGCCGCCTTCCGCGAAGCCGCGCGGGCCGCGGGACGCAGCACGCTTTTCCGCTCGCCCTGGCGCGACGCCGACCCGACGACCCACCCCGACGCCTCCTACGTCATCCGCATCAAGGCGCCGCTGGAAGGCCAGACAGTGATCCGGGACGCTGTGCAGGGCGACGTGACCATCGGGAACGACCAGCTCGACGACATGGTGCTGCTGCGCTCGGATGGCACGCCCGTCTACATGCTGGCGGTTGTGGTGGACGATCACGACATGGGCGTGACTCATGTGATCCGGGGCGACGATCACCTCAACAACGCCGCCCGGCAGATGACGATCTATGCCGCCATGGGTTGGAACGTTCCAATCTGGGCGCACATCCCCCTGATCTTCGGCCCCGACGGCAAGAAGCTGTCGAAGCGGCACGGGGCGACCGGCGCGCACGAGTACCAGGCGATGGGCTATTCGGCGGCCGGCATGCGCAACTATCTCGCCCGGCTCGGCTGGAGCCATGGGGACGACGAATTCTTCACCGACGAACAGGCGCAGGAATGGTTCGGTCTGGAAGGCATCGGGCGCAGTCCGGCACGGTTTGACGTCAAGAAGCTCGAGAACCTTTCGGGGCAGCATATCGCGATCACCGACGATGCCGCGCTGCGGCAGGAAGTCGAGGCCTATCTCGCCGCCGCCGGGCTGCCCGGACTGACGCCAAAGAAGGCCGACGCCTTCGAACAGGCGCTCTACTGCATCAAGGATCGCGCGAAGACCTTTCCCGAACTCCTTGAGAAGGCGTATTTCGTGCTCACCGACAGACCGGTGTCGCCGGATCCCAAGGCGGCGGCGAACCTTGATGACCAAGGCCGGGAAATGCTGCGAGAATTGACGCCGCATCTGCAAACTGCTAGCTGGGAACGAGAGGATCTGGAGGCGCTGCTGAATTCGTTCGCAGAGCAGCGGGAGACGAAATTCGGCAAGCTCGCGGGCCCCTTGCGCGCCGCTCTGGCAGGCCGGACCGCGACACCCTCCGTTTTTGACATGATGCTGGTCCTGGGGCGGGAAGAGACCCTGGGAAGGCTGCAGGATGCCGCCACCCGAGCCACGGTTCACCCGTCGTGA